Proteins encoded in a region of the Streptomyces sp. NBC_00258 genome:
- the folP gene encoding dihydropteroate synthase, whose translation MLRLGRREFEAHEPVIMAIVNRTPDSFYDQGATFRDEPALARVEQAVSEGAAIIDIGGVKAGPGEEVTAEEEARRTVGFVAEVRRRFPDVIISVDTWRHEVGEAVCEVGADLLNDAWGGVDPRLAEVAGRYGVGLVCTHAGETQPRTRPHRIAYDDVMADILRVTSALAERAVEAGVARESVLIDPGHDFGKNTRHSLEATRRLGEMVDTGWPVLVSLSNKDFVGETLDRPVKERVVGTLATTAVSAWLGAQVYRVHEVAETRQVLDMVASIAGHRPPAVARRGLA comes from the coding sequence ATGCTCAGGCTGGGCAGGCGCGAGTTCGAGGCGCACGAGCCGGTGATCATGGCGATCGTGAACCGGACCCCGGACTCTTTCTACGACCAGGGCGCCACCTTCCGCGACGAGCCCGCGCTCGCGCGCGTGGAGCAGGCGGTGTCCGAGGGCGCCGCCATCATCGACATCGGCGGGGTCAAGGCCGGTCCCGGCGAGGAGGTCACGGCCGAGGAGGAGGCGCGGCGGACGGTCGGCTTCGTCGCCGAGGTGCGGCGCCGGTTCCCCGACGTGATCATCAGCGTCGACACCTGGCGGCACGAGGTGGGCGAGGCCGTGTGCGAGGTGGGTGCGGACCTGCTCAACGACGCGTGGGGCGGGGTCGATCCGCGGCTCGCGGAGGTCGCCGGGCGGTACGGGGTGGGGCTGGTGTGCACGCACGCCGGTGAGACGCAGCCTCGGACCCGTCCGCACCGCATCGCCTACGACGACGTCATGGCCGACATCCTGCGGGTGACGTCGGCGCTGGCCGAGCGGGCCGTGGAGGCGGGGGTGGCGCGGGAGTCCGTGCTCATCGATCCCGGGCACGACTTCGGGAAGAACACGCGGCACAGTCTTGAGGCGACGCGGCGGCTCGGGGAGATGGTGGACACGGGGTGGCCCGTGCTGGTGTCCCTGTCCAACAAGGACTTTGTGGGTGAGACGCTCGACCGGCCGGTGAAGGAGCGGGTGGTCGGGACGCTCGCGACCACCGCCGTTTCGGCTTGGCTGGGGGCTCAGGTGTACCGGGTGCACGAGGTTGCCGAGACTCGGCAGGTGCTGGACATGGTGGCGTCGATCGCCGGCCATCGTCCGCCTGCCGTCGCCCGGCGGGGGCTGGCCTAG
- a CDS encoding ATP-binding protein, whose amino-acid sequence MSLPLTRRIARAALLVAAGAAAGVGAAGSASAAELPATPDLGGLTALDNAGTTVDGAAQNATGLAGDAGSKAVKKAVPTAGKTSGKAVKTTTPAAQKTAGDVAGTAGDVLGDAAGATGGGLPTDSVAKGGLPGAEQLPLQGLPLG is encoded by the coding sequence ATGTCCCTCCCCCTGACCCGCCGGATCGCCCGTGCCGCGCTGCTCGTCGCAGCGGGAGCGGCAGCCGGGGTCGGTGCGGCCGGCTCCGCGAGCGCGGCCGAACTGCCTGCCACCCCCGACCTCGGCGGGCTGACCGCGCTGGACAACGCGGGCACCACCGTCGACGGCGCCGCGCAGAACGCCACCGGGCTCGCGGGTGACGCGGGCAGCAAGGCCGTCAAGAAGGCCGTGCCAACCGCGGGCAAGACCAGCGGCAAGGCCGTCAAGACCACGACTCCCGCGGCGCAGAAGACCGCCGGGGATGTCGCCGGGACCGCGGGTGACGTGCTCGGTGACGCCGCGGGGGCCACCGGTGGTGGGTTGCCGACCGATTCCGTTGCCAAGGGTGGGCTGCCCGGGGCTGAGCAGCTGCCGCTTCAGGGGCTGCCTCTCGGCTAA
- a CDS encoding bifunctional succinyldiaminopimelate transaminase/glutamate-prephenate aminotransferase, producing the protein MSAVSDRLPTFPWDKLEPFKATAAAHPGGIVDLSVGTPVDPVPDLIQKALVAAADSPGYPTVWGTPELRDALVGWCERRLGARDFTHRNVLPVVGSKELVAWLPTQLGLGPGDRVAYPRLAYPTYEVGARLARADHVSYEDPTDLDPTGLKLLWLNSPSNPTGRVLSLQELTRIVAWAREHGILVFSDECYIELGWEADPVSVLHPDVCGGSYEGIVSVHSLSKRSNLAGYRSAFLAGDSAVLGDLLQIRKHGGMMTSAPTQAAAVAALSDDTHVHEQRARYTARRTALRDALLTHGFRIEHSEASLYLWATRDEPCWDTVAHLADLGILVAPGDFYGPAGDKFVRVALTATDERVQAAVDRLAPH; encoded by the coding sequence GTGTCCGCAGTCTCCGACCGGCTTCCCACCTTCCCCTGGGACAAGCTGGAGCCCTTCAAGGCGACGGCCGCCGCTCACCCGGGCGGCATCGTCGACCTGTCCGTCGGCACCCCGGTCGACCCGGTGCCCGACCTGATCCAGAAAGCCCTGGTCGCGGCCGCCGACTCGCCCGGCTATCCCACGGTGTGGGGCACGCCGGAGCTGCGGGACGCCCTGGTGGGCTGGTGCGAGCGACGGCTGGGCGCACGGGACTTCACCCACCGCAACGTACTGCCGGTGGTCGGCTCCAAGGAGCTGGTGGCCTGGCTGCCCACACAGCTGGGACTCGGCCCCGGCGACAGGGTCGCCTACCCGCGCCTCGCGTACCCGACGTACGAGGTCGGCGCCCGCCTGGCCCGCGCGGACCACGTCTCGTACGAGGACCCGACGGACCTGGACCCGACCGGCCTCAAGCTGCTGTGGCTCAACTCCCCGTCGAACCCGACCGGCCGGGTGCTCTCCCTCCAGGAACTCACCCGGATCGTGGCCTGGGCGCGCGAGCACGGCATCCTCGTCTTCTCCGACGAGTGCTACATCGAGCTGGGCTGGGAGGCCGACCCCGTCTCGGTCCTGCACCCCGACGTGTGCGGCGGCTCGTACGAGGGGATCGTGTCGGTCCACTCGCTCTCGAAGCGGTCCAATCTGGCGGGCTACCGCTCGGCGTTCCTGGCCGGTGACTCCGCGGTCCTCGGTGACCTGCTCCAGATCCGCAAGCACGGCGGCATGATGACCTCCGCGCCCACCCAGGCCGCGGCGGTCGCCGCCCTCTCCGACGACACCCACGTCCACGAACAGCGCGCCCGCTACACGGCCCGCCGCACCGCCCTGCGCGACGCCCTCCTGACCCACGGCTTCCGCATCGAACACAGCGAGGCCAGCCTCTACCTCTGGGCCACCAGGGACGAACCCTGCTGGGACACGGTCGCCCACCTCGCCGACCTCGGCATCCTCGTGGCCCCGGGCGACTTCTACGGCCCGGCGGGCGACAAGTTCGTCCGCGTGGCACTGACGGCAACGGACGAACGGGTTCAGGCGGCGGTAGACCGCCTGGCGCCCCATTAG
- a CDS encoding DivIVA domain-containing protein — protein sequence MFMFLFLVVALVVVVGAVTLSVVGGGESGALPESPPERLQDPLPLDRPLHRGDVEALRFPLTMRGYRMADVDDALGRLGAELAERDARISDLEAALAGAAHEARSTSLEKPAEEDHR from the coding sequence ATGTTCATGTTCTTGTTCCTGGTCGTCGCCCTCGTCGTCGTGGTGGGCGCGGTGACTCTCTCCGTGGTGGGCGGCGGTGAGAGCGGCGCCCTCCCCGAGAGCCCGCCGGAGCGTCTGCAGGACCCGCTGCCCCTGGACCGCCCCCTGCACCGCGGTGACGTGGAGGCCCTGCGCTTCCCGCTCACGATGCGCGGCTACCGCATGGCGGACGTGGACGACGCCCTGGGCCGCCTCGGTGCCGAGCTGGCCGAGCGGGACGCCCGGATCTCCGACCTGGAGGCCGCGCTGGCCGGAGCGGCCCACGAGGCCCGGTCCACCTCCCTGGAGAAGCCCGCCGAGGAGGACCACCGGTGA
- a CDS encoding heavy metal transporter, protein MPEPSPTSARSVRRGRLLRSGAAFAVLLALAGYLAVQYLTGSTGEPKCTVVSGNGDGASYEFTAEQAVNAATITAVGTNRGVPERAVTIALATALQESALRNISHGDRDSLGLFQQRPSQGWGTEKEILDPTYAAGEFYEHLEKVPDYTKLPLTVAAQRVQRSGYPEAYAKHEPDATLLAAALTGRAAATFTCEGRPSTPAEGPDAVRAALVRDFGRDAFQEAGAEVAATPSASPSASTAVPSTSSTAANGPDGTRTVTVTVPKTPAAQGGERRRGWALAHWAVANSSALHVERVSYAGRAWTAGNTRSEWRDDSGTRNSTGEVRIVTGQ, encoded by the coding sequence GTGCCAGAGCCGTCCCCCACCTCCGCAAGGTCCGTACGCCGTGGCCGTCTCCTCCGTTCCGGAGCCGCCTTCGCCGTGCTGCTCGCCCTCGCCGGCTATCTCGCCGTGCAGTACCTGACAGGGAGCACGGGCGAACCGAAGTGCACGGTCGTCTCCGGCAACGGCGACGGAGCGTCGTACGAGTTCACGGCGGAACAGGCGGTGAACGCGGCGACGATCACGGCCGTCGGCACCAACCGCGGTGTGCCCGAGCGTGCCGTCACCATCGCTCTCGCGACGGCCCTCCAGGAGTCCGCCCTGCGCAACATCAGCCACGGCGACCGGGATTCACTGGGCCTGTTCCAGCAGCGGCCGTCTCAGGGCTGGGGCACCGAGAAGGAGATCCTGGACCCGACGTACGCGGCGGGCGAGTTCTACGAGCACCTGGAGAAGGTGCCGGACTACACGAAACTGCCGCTCACCGTCGCCGCGCAGCGCGTCCAGCGCAGCGGCTACCCGGAGGCGTACGCGAAGCACGAGCCGGACGCCACGCTCCTCGCCGCGGCCCTGACCGGGCGCGCGGCCGCCACCTTCACCTGCGAGGGGCGTCCGAGCACACCGGCCGAGGGCCCGGACGCGGTGCGTGCCGCGCTCGTACGGGACTTCGGGCGCGACGCGTTCCAGGAAGCGGGTGCCGAGGTGGCTGCCACGCCCTCGGCCTCTCCGTCGGCCTCGACGGCCGTACCGTCGACCTCGTCCACCGCCGCGAACGGCCCCGACGGCACGCGCACCGTGACCGTGACCGTCCCGAAGACCCCGGCGGCGCAGGGCGGGGAGCGGCGGCGTGGCTGGGCCCTGGCGCACTGGGCCGTGGCCAACTCCTCGGCGCTGCACGTCGAGCGCGTCTCGTACGCGGGCCGGGCATGGACGGCCGGGAACACCCGGAGCGAGTGGCGCGACGACTCGGGTACGCGGAACTCCACGGGCGAGGTCCGAATCGTCACCGGGCAGTAG
- the fdxA gene encoding ferredoxin: protein MTYVIAQPCVDVKDKACIEECPVDCIYEGSRSLYIHPDECVDCGACEPVCPVEAIFYEDDTPEEWKDYYKANVEFFDELGSPGGASKLGLIERDHPFVAALPPQNQ, encoded by the coding sequence GTGACCTACGTCATCGCGCAGCCTTGTGTCGACGTCAAGGACAAGGCGTGCATCGAGGAGTGCCCGGTCGACTGCATCTACGAGGGCTCCCGGTCCTTGTACATCCACCCGGACGAATGCGTCGACTGTGGTGCCTGTGAGCCGGTCTGCCCGGTCGAGGCGATCTTCTACGAGGACGACACTCCCGAGGAGTGGAAGGACTACTACAAGGCGAACGTCGAGTTCTTCGACGAGCTCGGCTCGCCCGGCGGTGCCAGCAAGCTGGGGCTCATCGAGCGCGACCACCCCTTCGTCGCAGCGCTGCCGCCGCAGAACCAGTAA
- a CDS encoding TIGR00730 family Rossman fold protein — MATGNPEGKKRPPEEQRLGPVLRRREQVQASTTDQRLLDAGGPSDWVHTDPWRVLRIQSEFIEGFGTLAELPPAISVFGSARTKADSPEYEAGVALGRGLVEAGFAVITGGGPGAMEAANKGACEAKGISVGLGIELPFEQGLNQYVDIGLNFRYFFVRKMMFVKYAQGFVVLPGGLGTLDELFEALTLVQTQKVTRFPIVLFGTEYWGGLVDWLKNTLIAQGKASEKDLLLFHLTDDVDEAVALVSKEAGR, encoded by the coding sequence ATGGCTACTGGCAACCCGGAGGGCAAGAAGCGGCCACCGGAGGAGCAGCGGCTGGGCCCCGTGCTGCGCAGGCGGGAGCAGGTGCAGGCCAGCACGACGGACCAGCGGCTGCTGGACGCCGGCGGGCCCTCGGACTGGGTCCACACCGATCCCTGGCGGGTGCTGCGCATCCAGTCGGAGTTCATCGAGGGCTTCGGCACGCTGGCCGAACTGCCGCCCGCGATCAGTGTGTTCGGCTCGGCGCGGACGAAGGCGGACTCTCCGGAGTACGAGGCGGGGGTCGCGCTCGGGCGCGGGCTGGTCGAGGCGGGCTTCGCGGTGATCACGGGCGGCGGTCCCGGTGCCATGGAGGCCGCCAACAAGGGTGCCTGCGAGGCGAAGGGCATCTCCGTCGGGCTCGGCATCGAGCTGCCCTTCGAGCAGGGGCTCAACCAGTACGTCGACATCGGCCTCAACTTCCGCTACTTCTTCGTGCGGAAGATGATGTTCGTGAAGTACGCCCAGGGGTTCGTGGTCCTGCCCGGCGGCCTCGGCACCCTCGACGAACTCTTCGAGGCGCTCACCCTCGTCCAGACCCAGAAGGTGACCCGCTTCCCGATCGTCCTCTTCGGTACGGAGTACTGGGGCGGCCTCGTCGACTGGCTCAAGAACACCCTGATCGCCCAGGGCAAGGCCTCGGAGAAGGACCTCCTCCTCTTCCACCTCACGGACGACGTGGACGAGGCGGTGGCATTGGTGTCGAAGGAGGCGGGGAGGTAG
- a CDS encoding GNAT family N-acetyltransferase, producing MEFSAHFRLDVRVTPADVGKRISVRRLREDAPEGEKFTDTVGVLTSWDDGVLLITRRSGESVRIPESALVAGKVVPAAPARRRGPAASYEELARVAARAWQPVERERLGEWELRAAAGFTRRANSVLPLGDPGVPLDDALSLVREWYAARELPAYVQTATGAEGTQELLCAELEARGWAREVTAEMWIGGLAPIGDLPDPDPDRPVVLAREADEAWLGRYQRKGVSGVALEVLGSGPAVWFATVPGAEPGIPAAIGRCVIDGRWAGFAAVEVDPSLRRQGLATTVMAALARRALSEGASAAWLQVEADNAGARALYAGMGFAAHHAYHHYREPRATGGGSSAGADEQVGDRPGGEIRGGATERYRSA from the coding sequence GTGGAATTCTCCGCACACTTCCGTCTCGATGTCCGTGTTACCCCCGCTGACGTGGGGAAACGCATCTCGGTGCGACGGTTGCGCGAAGACGCTCCTGAGGGTGAGAAGTTCACCGACACGGTTGGCGTTCTCACATCATGGGACGACGGTGTGCTGCTGATCACACGACGGTCCGGGGAGAGCGTCCGTATTCCGGAATCGGCGCTGGTGGCGGGCAAGGTCGTGCCGGCCGCGCCGGCCCGGCGGAGAGGCCCGGCGGCCTCGTACGAGGAGCTGGCGCGGGTCGCCGCCCGGGCCTGGCAGCCGGTCGAGCGGGAGCGGCTCGGCGAGTGGGAGCTGCGGGCCGCCGCGGGGTTCACCCGGCGGGCCAACTCGGTGCTGCCGCTCGGCGACCCCGGCGTCCCGCTCGACGACGCGCTCTCCCTCGTGCGGGAGTGGTACGCGGCCCGGGAGCTGCCCGCGTACGTGCAGACCGCGACCGGTGCCGAAGGCACGCAGGAGCTGCTGTGCGCCGAGTTGGAGGCGCGGGGGTGGGCGCGCGAGGTGACCGCGGAGATGTGGATCGGCGGGCTGGCGCCGATCGGTGACCTCCCGGACCCCGATCCGGACCGGCCAGTCGTGCTTGCGCGCGAGGCGGACGAGGCGTGGCTCGGCCGCTACCAGCGCAAGGGCGTGAGCGGGGTGGCCCTGGAGGTGCTGGGCAGCGGACCCGCCGTGTGGTTCGCGACCGTGCCCGGCGCCGAACCGGGCATACCGGCGGCGATCGGCCGCTGTGTGATCGACGGGCGCTGGGCCGGTTTCGCGGCGGTGGAGGTCGACCCGTCCCTGCGCCGTCAGGGTCTGGCCACCACGGTCATGGCCGCCCTGGCCCGCCGGGCGCTGTCCGAGGGTGCCTCGGCGGCATGGCTCCAGGTCGAGGCCGACAACGCGGGCGCCCGGGCCCTGTACGCGGGCATGGGCTTCGCGGCGCATCACGCGTACCACCACTATCGCGAGCCCCGGGCAACGGGCGGCGGGAGCTCCGCCGGTGCCGACGAACAGGTGGGCGACCGCCCGGGCGGCGAAATCCGTGGCGGAGCCACAGAGCGGTATCGATCGGCGTGA
- a CDS encoding DNA-3-methyladenine glycosylase I encodes MSDALKGPDGALRCPWALSTDDYVAYHDEEWGRPVHGDDALYERLCLEAFQSGLSWITILRRREGFRTAFAGFKISEVATFTDADKERLLADPGIIRNRAKIEATVANARVLTEWAPSELDELIWSFAPDPTTRPAPKTLADVPAVTDESTALSKALKKQGIRFVGPTTAYALMQACGLVNDHLADCVARGAAF; translated from the coding sequence GTGAGCGACGCCCTGAAGGGCCCCGACGGCGCCCTGCGCTGCCCCTGGGCCCTGTCCACCGACGACTACGTGGCGTACCACGACGAGGAGTGGGGCCGCCCGGTCCACGGCGACGACGCGCTGTACGAGAGGCTGTGCCTGGAGGCCTTCCAGTCGGGTCTCTCCTGGATCACGATCCTGCGCCGCCGCGAGGGCTTCCGCACCGCCTTCGCCGGCTTCAAGATCTCCGAGGTCGCCACGTTCACGGACGCCGACAAGGAGCGCCTCCTCGCCGACCCCGGCATCATCCGCAACCGCGCCAAGATCGAGGCGACGGTGGCCAACGCGCGCGTACTCACGGAATGGGCACCGAGTGAGCTGGACGAACTGATCTGGTCCTTCGCCCCCGACCCCACGACCCGCCCGGCCCCGAAGACCCTCGCCGACGTCCCCGCGGTCACCGACGAGTCAACAGCCCTCTCCAAGGCCCTCAAGAAGCAGGGCATCCGCTTCGTGGGCCCCACAACGGCCTACGCCTTGATGCAGGCCTGCGGCCTGGTCAACGACCACCTGGCAGACTGCGTGGCCAGAGGCGCCGCCTTTTAG
- the dapE gene encoding succinyl-diaminopimelate desuccinylase, whose translation MADTQLDLALDAARLTAQLVDFPSESGTEKPLADAVETALRALPHLTVDRYGNNVVARTNLGRAERVILAGHIDTVPIADNVPSRLDEDGVLWGCGTCDMKSGVAVQLRIAATVPAPNRDLTLVFYDNEEVAAHLNGLKHVAEAHPEWLEGDFAVLLEPSDGQVEGGCQGTLRVLLRTKGERAHSARSWMGSNAIHAAAPILARLAAYEPRYPVIDGLEYREGLNAVGISGGVAGNVIPDECVVSVNFRYAPDRTEAEALAHVHEVFADCGVEEFVVDDHSGAALPGLSHPAAAAFIEAVGGTPQPKYGWTDVSRFSALGVPAVNYGPGNPHLAHKRDERVETAKILAGEERLRAWLTA comes from the coding sequence ATGGCCGACACCCAGCTTGACCTCGCCCTGGACGCCGCCCGGCTCACCGCGCAGCTCGTCGACTTCCCCTCGGAGAGCGGCACCGAGAAGCCCCTCGCGGACGCCGTCGAGACCGCCCTGCGAGCCCTGCCGCACCTGACGGTCGACCGGTACGGCAACAACGTCGTCGCGCGGACGAACCTGGGCCGGGCCGAGCGCGTGATCCTGGCCGGCCACATCGACACGGTCCCGATCGCCGACAACGTGCCCTCGCGGCTGGACGAGGACGGCGTGCTGTGGGGCTGCGGCACCTGCGACATGAAGTCGGGCGTCGCCGTCCAGCTGCGGATCGCGGCCACGGTCCCGGCCCCCAACCGCGACCTCACCCTCGTCTTCTACGACAACGAAGAGGTCGCCGCACACCTCAACGGGCTGAAGCATGTGGCCGAGGCGCACCCGGAGTGGCTGGAGGGCGACTTCGCGGTCCTCCTGGAGCCTTCCGACGGCCAGGTCGAGGGCGGCTGCCAGGGAACCCTGCGCGTGCTGCTCAGGACGAAGGGCGAGCGCGCACACTCCGCGCGCAGCTGGATGGGCTCCAACGCCATCCACGCCGCCGCCCCGATCCTCGCGCGCCTCGCCGCCTACGAGCCGCGCTACCCGGTCATCGACGGCCTGGAGTACCGCGAGGGCCTCAACGCCGTCGGCATCTCGGGCGGGGTGGCGGGCAACGTCATCCCCGACGAGTGCGTGGTGTCCGTCAACTTCCGTTACGCGCCGGACCGCACGGAGGCCGAGGCCCTGGCCCACGTCCACGAGGTCTTCGCCGACTGCGGCGTCGAGGAGTTCGTGGTCGACGACCACAGCGGCGCGGCGCTGCCGGGCCTCTCCCACCCCGCGGCCGCCGCCTTCATCGAGGCCGTCGGGGGCACCCCCCAGCCCAAGTACGGCTGGACGGACGTCTCCCGCTTCAGCGCGCTCGGCGTCCCGGCCGTCAACTACGGCCCCGGAAACCCGCATCTGGCACACAAGCGGGACGAAAGGGTCGAAACTGCGAAGATCCTCGCGGGCGAGGAGCGGCTGAGGGCATGGCTCACCGCCTGA